In Deltaproteobacteria bacterium HGW-Deltaproteobacteria-6, one genomic interval encodes:
- the cydB gene encoding cytochrome d ubiquinol oxidase subunit II — protein MENIQNFQILWFVLIFMLLLGYALLDGFDLGVAVLLPFLGKTKEEKDTLIASIGPFWDGNEVWLITGGGALFAAFPHAYATAFSGFYLAMMLVLLALIFRAVSMEFRANDPERAGLWEKAFVGGSALAALLFGVALGNVIYGVPLTGKMEYAGSFFTLLRPVPLLFGLTGLAAVLLQGASWAVMKTEGELQERSFKAVKILLWINAVAAVIYFVVLAAAFHRLWANILFYVAVEFTFAGLIGLYYSLGRKHEAAPFWESSLSFTGLFLAAGALQFPRLITASNNPNFSLTIYNSSTGLYTLQVMAVIALIGMPIVAGYTIFVHRLFKGKARTDDHY, from the coding sequence ATGGAAAATATCCAGAATTTTCAAATCCTGTGGTTTGTGCTGATTTTCATGCTGCTGCTCGGGTACGCGCTTTTGGATGGATTTGATCTTGGCGTGGCGGTCCTGCTGCCGTTTCTGGGAAAAACAAAAGAAGAGAAAGACACGTTGATCGCATCCATCGGCCCCTTCTGGGACGGCAACGAAGTGTGGCTGATTACGGGAGGGGGCGCGCTGTTTGCGGCCTTTCCCCATGCGTATGCCACCGCGTTTTCCGGTTTTTATCTGGCGATGATGCTGGTATTGCTCGCGCTGATCTTCCGGGCGGTCTCGATGGAATTTCGCGCCAATGATCCGGAGCGCGCGGGGCTGTGGGAAAAGGCTTTCGTTGGCGGAAGCGCTCTGGCCGCTTTGTTGTTTGGCGTGGCTCTGGGCAATGTGATTTACGGCGTGCCCCTGACCGGGAAAATGGAATATGCCGGAAGCTTTTTTACGCTGCTCAGGCCTGTGCCGCTCTTGTTCGGCCTGACCGGTCTGGCCGCGGTATTGCTGCAGGGAGCCTCCTGGGCCGTGATGAAAACAGAAGGGGAGTTGCAGGAGCGCTCCTTTAAAGCCGTGAAGATTTTGCTGTGGATCAATGCCGTCGCAGCGGTGATTTATTTTGTTGTGCTGGCGGCGGCATTTCATCGCCTGTGGGCGAATATTTTATTTTATGTGGCGGTAGAGTTCACATTTGCCGGGCTTATCGGATTGTATTATTCACTCGGCAGAAAACATGAAGCAGCCCCGTTTTGGGAATCGTCCTTATCCTTTACCGGCCTGTTTCTGGCCGCGGGCGCTCTTCAGTTTCCCCGTCTGATTACCGCGTCCAATAACCCGAATTTCAGCCTGACGATCTATAACAGTTCGACCGGACTCTACACATTGCAGGTGATGGCCGTCATTGCGCTTATCGGCATGCCGATAGTCGCAGGCTATACCATCTTTGTTCACCGTCTATTTAAGGGGAAG